Proteins from one Streptococcus mitis B6 genomic window:
- the deoC gene encoding deoxyribose-phosphate aldolase, producing MKLNKYIDHTLLKQDATENQIDCLLSEAREYDFASVCVNPTWIKYAKKRLEGTDVKVCTVVGFPLGATTSAVKAFETKEAIQNGADEIDMVINVGALKSGNLSFVESDIRAVVEASGDKLVKVIIEACLLTNQEKVVACQLAQKAGADFVKTSTGFSTGGATVADVRLMRETVGPDMGVKAAGGARSYADALAFVEAGATRIGTSAGVAILKGELADGDY from the coding sequence ATGAAATTAAATAAATATATCGATCATACGCTTTTAAAACAAGATGCAACAGAAAATCAAATTGATTGTTTGTTGTCTGAGGCTAGGGAGTATGATTTTGCCAGTGTTTGCGTCAATCCGACCTGGATTAAATATGCTAAAAAAAGGCTTGAAGGAACAGATGTCAAGGTCTGCACAGTAGTTGGTTTCCCCTTGGGAGCAACAACTTCAGCTGTGAAAGCATTTGAAACCAAAGAAGCTATCCAAAATGGTGCAGATGAGATTGATATGGTGATCAATGTTGGGGCTCTCAAATCAGGCAATTTATCCTTTGTTGAATCGGACATCCGTGCGGTTGTAGAAGCAAGTGGTGACAAGTTAGTGAAAGTCATTATTGAAGCGTGTCTGCTGACAAACCAAGAAAAAGTTGTGGCTTGCCAATTAGCCCAAAAAGCGGGAGCTGATTTTGTTAAAACATCTACTGGCTTTTCAACTGGTGGTGCGACGGTAGCAGATGTTAGATTAATGCGTGAAACAGTTGGACCTGATATGGGAGTCAAGGCTGCTGGCGGAGCTCGTTCTTATGCAGATGCTCTTGCCTTTGTGGAAGCTGGGGCGACCCGTATTGGAACGTCAGCTGGGGTAGCCATTTTAAAAGGAGAATTGGCTGATGGCGACTACTGA
- a CDS encoding cytidine deaminase: MATTELIELAIETSKKAYVPYSHFPVGAVLVAKDGNTYTGVNIENASYSLTNCGERTAIFKAVSEGQREFSELIVYGQTEKPISPCGACRQVMAEFFEQDLKVTLVAKDKSTVEMTVGELLPYSFTDLS, translated from the coding sequence ATGGCGACTACTGAGTTGATTGAACTAGCAATTGAAACCAGCAAGAAAGCCTATGTGCCCTATTCTCATTTTCCAGTCGGAGCTGTTTTAGTGGCGAAAGATGGGAACACTTATACAGGTGTCAATATTGAGAATGCTAGTTATTCTTTGACTAACTGTGGAGAACGTACAGCGATTTTTAAAGCAGTTTCTGAAGGCCAAAGAGAATTTTCAGAATTGATTGTCTATGGTCAGACTGAAAAACCAATTTCACCATGTGGTGCTTGTCGCCAAGTGATGGCTGAATTTTTTGAACAAGATCTAAAAGTGACCTTAGTCGCAAAAGATAAATCGACGGTCGAGATGACGGTCGGGGAGTTACTTCCATACTCTTTTACAGACTTAAGCTAG
- a CDS encoding BMP family lipoprotein, which yields MNKKQWLGLGLVAVAAVGLAACGNRSSRNAASSSDVKTKAAIVTDTGGVDDKSFNQSAWEGLQDWGKEHNLSKDKGFTYFQSTSEADYANNLQQAAGSYNLIFGVGFALHNAVEEAAKDHSDLNYVLIDDVIKDQKNVASVTFADNEAAYLAGVAAAKTTKTKQVGFVGGIESEVISRFAAGFKAGVESVDPSIKVQVDYAGSFGDAAKGKTIAAAQYAAGADVVYQAAGGTGAGVFAEAKSLNESRSESEKVWVIGVDRDQVAEGKYTSKDGKESNFVLVSTLKQVGTTVKDIANKAEKGEFPGGQVIVYSLKDKGVDLAVTNLSEEGKKAVEDAKAKILDGSVKVPEK from the coding sequence ATGAACAAGAAACAATGGCTAGGCCTTGGTCTAGTTGCAGTGGCAGCAGTTGGACTTGCTGCATGTGGTAACCGCTCTTCTCGTAACGCAGCTTCATCTTCTGATGTGAAGACAAAAGCAGCAATCGTCACTGATACTGGTGGTGTTGATGACAAATCATTCAACCAATCAGCTTGGGAAGGTTTGCAAGACTGGGGTAAAGAACACAATCTTTCAAAAGATAAAGGTTTCACTTACTTCCAATCAACAAGTGAAGCTGACTATGCTAACAACTTGCAACAAGCGGCTGGAAGTTACAACCTAATCTTCGGTGTTGGTTTTGCCCTTCACAATGCGGTTGAAGAAGCAGCAAAAGACCACTCTGACTTGAACTATGTCTTGATTGATGATGTGATTAAAGATCAAAAGAATGTTGCTAGCGTAACATTTGCTGATAACGAAGCTGCTTACCTTGCGGGTGTTGCAGCGGCTAAAACAACTAAAACAAAACAAGTTGGTTTTGTAGGTGGTATTGAGTCTGAAGTTATCTCACGTTTTGCAGCTGGATTTAAAGCTGGTGTTGAGTCAGTAGATCCATCTATCAAAGTACAAGTTGACTATGCTGGTTCATTTGGTGATGCTGCTAAAGGTAAAACAATTGCAGCAGCACAATACGCAGCTGGTGCAGACGTTGTTTATCAAGCAGCAGGTGGAACAGGTGCTGGTGTCTTTGCAGAAGCAAAATCACTCAATGAAAGCCGTTCTGAAAGTGAAAAAGTTTGGGTTATCGGTGTTGACCGTGACCAAGTAGCAGAAGGTAAGTACACTTCTAAAGATGGTAAAGAATCAAACTTCGTTCTTGTATCTACTTTGAAACAAGTTGGTACAACTGTAAAAGATATTGCTAACAAAGCAGAAAAAGGTGAATTCCCTGGCGGTCAAGTGATCGTTTACTCATTGAAAGATAAAGGGGTTGACTTGGCAGTAACAAACCTTTCAGAAGAAGGTAAAAAAGCTGTCGAAGATGCAAAAGCTAAAATCCTTGATGGAAGCGTAAAAGTTCCTGAAAAATAA
- a CDS encoding ABC transporter ATP-binding protein, translating to MAHENVIEMRDITKVFGEFVANDKINLHLRKGEIHALLGENGAGKSTLMNMLAGLLEPTSGEIAVNGQVVNLDSPSKAASLGIGMVHQHFMLVEAFTVAENIILGSELTKNGVLDIAGASKEIKDLSERYGLAVDPSAKVADISVGAQQRVEILKTLYRGADILIFDEPTAVLTPSEIDELMAILKNLVKEGKSIILITHKLDEIRAVSDRVTVIRRGKSIETVEIAGATNADLAEMMVGRSVSFKTEKQASQPKEVVLSIKDLVVNENRGVPAVKNLSLDVRAGEIVGIAGIDGNGQSELIQAITGLRKVESGSIELKGDSIVGLHPRQITELSVGHVPEDRHRDGLILEMMISENIALQTYYKEPHSKNGILNYSNITSYAKKLMEEFDVRAASEFVPAAALSGGNQQKAIIAREIDRDPDLLIVSQPTRGLDVGAIEYIHKRLIEERDNGKAVLVVSFELDEILNVSDRIAVIHDGKIQGIVSPETTNKQELGVLMAGGNLGKEKSDV from the coding sequence ATGGCACACGAAAATGTCATTGAGATGCGTGATATTACCAAGGTGTTTGGTGAATTTGTTGCCAACGACAAAATCAACCTGCACCTACGAAAAGGTGAAATTCATGCACTTTTAGGAGAAAATGGGGCTGGAAAGTCCACGCTCATGAACATGTTAGCAGGGCTTCTTGAACCAACCAGTGGTGAAATTGCGGTCAACGGACAAGTTGTTAACCTCGACTCCCCATCTAAAGCAGCTAGCTTGGGAATCGGAATGGTTCACCAGCACTTTATGTTGGTAGAAGCCTTCACAGTGGCTGAAAACATTATTTTAGGAAGTGAATTGACTAAAAATGGTGTGCTAGATATCGCTGGAGCTAGCAAAGAAATCAAGGATCTTTCTGAACGTTACGGCTTAGCTGTTGATCCTTCTGCTAAGGTGGCAGACATCTCAGTTGGAGCCCAACAACGTGTAGAAATTTTAAAAACCCTTTATCGGGGGGCTGATATCCTTATCTTTGATGAACCAACGGCTGTTTTGACTCCATCAGAAATTGATGAGTTGATGGCTATTTTGAAAAATCTTGTCAAAGAAGGAAAATCAATTATCTTGATTACCCACAAGTTGGACGAGATTCGAGCAGTTTCTGACCGCGTTACAGTTATCCGTCGTGGGAAATCAATTGAAACCGTCGAAATCGCAGGGGCTACTAATGCTGATTTGGCAGAAATGATGGTAGGTCGTTCTGTTTCCTTTAAAACAGAGAAGCAAGCCTCTCAACCAAAAGAAGTGGTCTTGTCTATTAAAGACTTGGTGGTCAATGAAAACCGTGGTGTTCCAGCTGTTAAAAATCTGTCCTTGGATGTTCGTGCTGGAGAGATTGTTGGTATTGCGGGGATTGATGGAAATGGTCAGTCTGAACTGATTCAAGCCATTACAGGTCTTCGCAAGGTTGAATCTGGTAGCATTGAGCTAAAAGGAGATTCAATTGTAGGCTTGCACCCACGTCAGATTACAGAGTTGAGTGTTGGGCACGTTCCAGAAGACCGTCACCGTGATGGTTTGATTTTGGAAATGATGATTTCTGAAAATATTGCCCTTCAAACCTACTATAAAGAACCACATAGTAAAAATGGGATTTTGAACTATTCAAATATTACTTCTTATGCTAAAAAGCTAATGGAAGAGTTTGATGTTCGTGCTGCCAGTGAATTTGTTCCAGCAGCGGCTCTTTCAGGAGGAAATCAACAAAAAGCAATTATTGCTCGTGAAATTGATCGTGATCCTGATCTCCTTATCGTTAGCCAACCAACTCGTGGGTTGGATGTCGGTGCTATTGAATATATCCACAAGCGCTTGATTGAAGAGCGTGATAATGGCAAGGCTGTCCTTGTTGTCAGCTTTGAATTGGATGAGATTTTAAACGTCTCAGACCGTATTGCCGTTATCCACGATGGTAAAATTCAAGGTATTGTATCACCAGAAACAACCAATAAGCAAGAACTTGGTGTCTTGATGGCTGGTGGAAACTTGGGAAAGGAGAAGAGTGATGTCTAA
- a CDS encoding ABC transporter permease: MSKKLQQISVPLISVFLGILLGAIVMWIFGYDAIWGYEELFYTAFGSLRGIGEIFRAMGPLVLIGLGFAVASRAGFFNVGLPGQALAGWILSGWFALSHPDMPRPLMILATIVIALIAGGIVGAIPGILRAYLGTSEVIVTIMMNYIVLYVGNALIHAFPKDFMQSTDSTIRVGANATYQTPWLSELTGNSRMNIGIFFAIIAVAVIWFMLKKTTLGFEIRAVGLNPHASEYAGISAKRTIILSMIISGALAGLGGAVEGLGTFQNVYVQGSSLAVGFNGMAVSLLAANSPIGILFAAFLFGVLQVGAPGMNAAQVPSELVSIVTASIIFFVSVHYLIERFVKPKKQVKGGK; this comes from the coding sequence ATGTCTAAAAAATTACAACAAATTTCGGTTCCCTTGATTTCTGTATTCCTAGGAATTTTACTCGGAGCCATTGTCATGTGGATCTTCGGTTATGATGCTATTTGGGGCTACGAAGAATTGTTCTATACAGCCTTTGGCAGTCTGCGTGGGATTGGAGAAATCTTCCGTGCTATGGGTCCTCTGGTCTTGATTGGTCTTGGTTTTGCCGTTGCCAGTCGAGCTGGTTTCTTTAACGTCGGACTTCCTGGTCAGGCTTTGGCCGGTTGGATTCTCAGTGGTTGGTTTGCCTTGTCGCATCCAGATATGCCACGTCCCTTGATGATTCTAGCAACCATCGTGATTGCCTTGATTGCTGGTGGGATTGTCGGAGCGATTCCGGGTATTCTTAGAGCTTATCTGGGGACGTCAGAGGTTATCGTAACCATCATGATGAACTACATTGTCTTGTATGTAGGGAATGCCTTGATTCATGCTTTCCCTAAAGACTTTATGCAAAGTACAGATTCGACGATTCGTGTTGGGGCTAATGCAACCTACCAGACACCTTGGTTGTCTGAGTTGACTGGTAACTCGCGGATGAATATTGGTATTTTCTTTGCCATCATTGCCGTTGCAGTTATTTGGTTCATGCTCAAGAAAACAACCCTTGGTTTTGAAATCCGTGCGGTTGGTCTTAATCCTCACGCATCAGAATACGCTGGTATTTCTGCAAAACGGACGATTATCCTATCAATGATTATTTCAGGTGCTTTGGCTGGTCTTGGTGGAGCTGTTGAAGGTCTAGGAACCTTCCAGAACGTTTATGTTCAGGGATCGTCATTAGCTGTCGGATTTAACGGAATGGCGGTTAGTCTGCTTGCGGCCAACTCACCAATTGGTATTCTCTTTGCAGCCTTCCTATTTGGTGTTCTCCAAGTTGGAGCCCCTGGTATGAATGCGGCGCAGGTACCGTCTGAGCTTGTCAGCATTGTAACAGCGTCTATTATCTTCTTTGTCAGTGTTCATTACCTTATCGAACGCTTTGTCAAACCGAAAAAACAAGTTAAAGGAGGTAAGTAA